The proteins below are encoded in one region of Juglans microcarpa x Juglans regia isolate MS1-56 chromosome 4D, Jm3101_v1.0, whole genome shotgun sequence:
- the LOC121261043 gene encoding rust resistance kinase Lr10-like: MSSTGEQGVPTAEVAAVVVSLVVIIVKIVILVVVCHKRARTGSGTVSSDTRFMTLTMDKFLNDMEREKPIRFTSQQLRIATDNFTNLLGSGGFGSVYKGIFSNGTLVAVKVLYGNSGKRIDEQFMAEVSTIGRVHHLNLVRLFGFCFEKHLRALVYEYMGNGSLDKYLFHENKKLGFENLHEIAVGTARGIAYLHEECQQRIIHYDIKPGNILLDAKFLPKVADFGLAKLCNRENTHVTMTGGRGTPGYAAPEMWMPYPITHKCDIYSFGMLLFEILGRRRNLDTRLAESQEWFPRWVWKKFEYGELGELTIVCGIEAKYREIAERIVKVALWCVQYRPDSRPLMSDVVKMLEGAVEIPTPLNPFQHMLVVAPCPIAPSHPLQTGSSLDSELSTQTITRSTSICATPLMRKYEIEIAST; this comes from the exons ATGTCTAGTACAGGAGAGCAAGGGGTACCAACTGCCGAGGTAGCTGCTGTTGTTGTGAGCTTGG TTGTCATCATTGTAAAGATTGTTATTTTGGTCGTGGTATGCCATAAAAGAGCTCGAACAGGTAGCGGCACTGTTAGTTCAGACACAAGATTTATGACGCTCACCATGGATAAATTTCTCAATGATATGGAAAGAGAGAAGCCAATCAGATTTACCTCTCAGCAGCTCAGGATTGCAACAGACAACTTCACTAATTTGCTGGGTTCAGGAGGATTTGGATCGGTTTATAAGGGGATATTTAGTAATGGGACCCTAGTGGCAGTGAAAGTTCTATATGGGAACTCTGGTAAGAGAATAGATGAACAATTCATGGCAGAAGTGAGTACAATTGGAAGAGTTCATCACTTGAATCTGGTTCGTCTTTttggtttctgttttgagaagcACTTGAGAGCACTTGTTTATGAGTACATGGGGAATGGTTCGCTCGACAAGTACTTATTCCatgaaaacaagaaattaggatttgaaaatctTCATGAGATTGCCGTTGGCACAGCCAGAGGAATTGCTTACTTGCATGAAGAATGTCAACAACGAATAATCCATTATGATATAAAACCAGGAAATATTCTCTTGGATGCAAAGTTCCTTCCTAAAGTAGCTGATTTCGGATTGGCCAAGCTCTGTAACAGGGAAAATACTCACGTCACTATGACAGGAGGAAGGGGCACTCCTGGTTATGCTGCACCCGAAATGTGGATGCCATATCCAATTACCCACAAGTGTGACATTTACAGCTTTGGGATgctattatttgaaatattaggtAGAAGAAGGAACCTTGACACGCGTCTTGCTGAGAGCCAAGAATGGTTCCCAAGGTGGGTTTggaaaaagtttgaatatgGAGAACTGGGAGAGTTGACCATAGTGTGTGGAATAGAGGCGAAATACAGAGAGATAGCAGAGAGAATAGTTAAGGTAGCCCTCTGGTGTGTTCAGTATAGGCCAGATTCGAGGCCTTTGATGAGTGACGTGGTGAAGATGCTGGAAGGAGCAGTAGAAATCCCAACACCTTTGAACCCATTCCAGCACATGTTGGTTGTTGCTCCTTGCCCTATTGCACCTTCCCATCCATTACAGACTGGTAGCTCTCTTGATTCAGAACTATCAACTCAAACGATTACAAGATCTACCTCTATATGTGCCACTCCCCTGATGAGGAAAT
- the LOC121261045 gene encoding formin BNI1-like yields MAINRDPPPPPTIGKIGPYTVFMTPPSTPKPSQPPVFASSNKIVTPPPVQPPPLQFHKSAKSIDSSGPVVGFFKNAVTKVQNAHSSLDDHLARWFGLNQSKYQWALDDYHESKGLEKGDARAKDISSKVQSV; encoded by the exons ATGGCTATCAACCGAGACCCCCCTCCCCCACCTACGATCGGCAAAATCGGGCCTTACACTGTGTTCATGACCCCACCTTCGACCCCAAAGCCTTCTCAGCCGCCGGTCTTCGCTTCTTCCAACAAGATCGTCACTCCACCACCGGTGCAGCCTCCGCCGCTTCAGTTCCATAAATCTGCGAAGTCCATTGACTCCAGTGGACCTGTTGTGGGCTTCTTTAAGAACGCCGTCACAAAGGTGCAGAATG CGCATTCGAGTTTAGATGATCATTTGGCGCGCTGGTTTGGGTTGAATCAGTCAAAGTATCAATGGGCGCTAGACGATTATCACGAGAGCAAGGGATTG GAAAAGGGAGATGCCAGAGCAAAAGATATATCAAGCAAAGTACAGAGTGTGTAA
- the LOC121261046 gene encoding LOW QUALITY PROTEIN: adagio protein 1 (The sequence of the model RefSeq protein was modified relative to this genomic sequence to represent the inferred CDS: inserted 2 bases in 2 codons), translating to MEWDSSNSDLSGDEDEGFALNDGGPLPFPVGNLIQTAPCGFVVTDALDPDHPIIYVNTVFEMLTGYRAEEVLGRNCRFLQCRGPYAKRRHPLVDSTVVSEIRKCLEEGIEFQGELLNFRKDGSPLMNRLRLTPIYGDDEMITHVIGIQFFTEVNIDLGPLPGSLTKESAKSSDRFRSGLSTIRPVTFGDRNFCRGLCGIFQLSDEVLSLKILSRLTPRDIASVGSVCRRLYELTKNEDLWRMVCQNAWGSETTRVLETVPGAKRLGWVRLARELTTLEAAAWRKLTVGGAVEPSRCNFSACAVGNRVVLFGGEGVNMQPMNDTFVLDLNSSNPEWQHVQVSSPPPGRWGHTLSCVNGSHLVVFGGCGTQGLLNDVFVLDLDAKPPTWREISGLAPPLPRSWHSSCILDGTKLIVSGGCADSGVLLSDTFLLDLSIEKPVWREIPVAWTPPSRLGHTLSVYGGRKILMFXGLAKSGPLRFRSSDVFTMDLSEEEPCWRCVTGSGMPGAGNPGAXAPPPRLDHVAVSLPGGRILIFGGSVAGLHSASQLYILDPTDEKPTWRILNIPGRPPRFAWGHSTCVVGGTRAIVLGGQTGEDWMLSELHELSLASSVV from the exons ATGGAGTGGGATAGTAGCAATTCGGATCTCAGCGGTGACGAGGACGAGGGCTTCGCTCTCAACGATGGCGGACCGCTTCCCTTCCCCGTTGGAAACCTTATCCAAACGGCGCCTTGTGGCTTCGTCGTCACTGACGCCCTCGACCCCGACCACCCCATCATCTACGTCAACACCGTCTTCGAGATGCTCACCGGATACCGCGCCGAGGAGGTCCTCGGTCGTAATTG CCGTTTCTTGCAATGTAGAGGACCTTATGCTAAAAGAAGACATCCATTAGTGGACTCCACAGTAGTTTCAGAAATTAGGAAATGTCTCGAGGAGGGAATTGAATTCCAAGGCGAGTTGTTGAATTTTAGGAAAGATGGTTCTCCACTGATGAACAGATTACGGCTGACACCTATATACGGAGATGATGAAATGATTACTCATGTTATCGGAATCCAGTTCTTCACTGAAGTAAATATTGATCTGGGTCCTTTGCCTGGCTCTTTGACCAAGGAATCCGCAAAATCTTCTGATCGGTTTCGTTCTGGCCTTTCAACTATCCGCCCTGTCACCTTTGGGGACCGAAATTTTTGTCGTGGGCTTTGTGGAATATTCCAGCTGAGTGATGAGGTGCTGTCTCTCAAGATTCTTTCACGTTTGACCCCTAGAGACATTGCATCAGTTGGGTCTGTCTGTAGGCGATTGTATGAACTGACGAAGAATGAGGACCTTTGGAGAATGGTCTGCCAAAATGCATGGGGTAGTGAAACAACTCGTGTTTTAGAGACTGTGCCAGGTGCAAAGAGACTTGGGTGGGTTCGGCTGGCAAGGGAATTGACGACTCTTGAAGCAGCAGCATGGAGGAAACTGACTGTTGGAGGTGCTGTTGAACCCTCACGCTGCAACTTTAGTGCTTGTGCGGTCGGGAATCGGGTTGTCCTTTTTGGCGGGGAAGGGGTCAACATGCAACCCATGAATGACACCTTCGTATTGGATCTGAATTCGAGTAACCCAGAATGGCAACATGTCCAAGTGAGCTCCCCTCCACCTGGTCGTTGGGGTCATACACTTTCTTGTGTAAATGGGTCTCATTTAGTGGTATTTGGAGGCTGTGGAACGCAGGGCTTGCTCAATGATGTGTTTGTGCTGGATTTGGATGCCAAGCCTCCAACTTGGCGTGAAATATCTGGATTGGCCCCTCCACTTCCAAGATCATGGCATAGCTCTTGCATCCTAGATGGCACCAAATTGATTGTTTCTGGTGGCTGTGCGGATTCTGGAGTACTCCTCAGCGACACTTTTCTGCTTGATCTCTCAATAGAGAAACCTGTCTGGAGGGAGATACCAGTGGCATGGACTCCACCTTCTCGGTTAGGTCATACACTATCTGTGTATGGTGGTCGGAAAATATTGATGT GGGGTCTGGCCAAGAGCGGGCCTCTTCGTTTTCGTTCCAGCGATGTTTTCACAATGGATTTAAGTGAGGAGGAACCATGTTGGAGATGTGTAACGGGGAGTGGAATGCCTGGTGCTGGAAATCCAGGGG TAGCTCCTCCACCTAGACTTGATCATGTGGCCGTGAGCCTCCCAGGTGGGAGAATCTTGATCTTTGGCGGGTCCGTGGCAGGTCTTCACTCTGCCTCACAGCTTTATATCCTGGACCCAACAGATGAGAAGCCTACATGGAGGATATTAAATATACCTGGGCGACCCCCAAGATTTGCTTGGGGTCATAGTACTTGCGTTGTTGGGGGGACAAGGGCTATTGTTCTTGGCGGTCAAACTGGAGAGGATTGGATGCTCAGTGAGCTCCATGAGCTGTCGCTGGCAAGTTCGGTCGTCTGA
- the LOC121261047 gene encoding uncharacterized protein LOC121261047: protein MAEMGRILYHFSSFLHLGKWLSGGFLQLLSWPETGRSDLPSTFLFVMEALSKMIEGMVDGGLLHGFSVGNGDLNISHLLFVDATLIFCGAHLGQVQDLRALLLCFAVVSRLSINLAKSKIVPVGATPDVEIFASTIGCKISSLLMKYLGLPLGASFKSERIWNDVVERVECRLAAWKRLYLSKGGRLTLIKSTLSNLTTYFLSLFPLSTKVANRIEKLQRDFLWSELGEEFKFHQVNWSTVCTPISGGGLGIRHLLKFNQALLDKWLWRYQNEREAFWRAVIDSQFGEAWRGWCSNEVQGTYGVGLWKNIMSLWGTF, encoded by the coding sequence ATGGCAGAAATGGGTAGAATTTTGTATCACTTCAGCTCGTTTCTCCATCTTGGTAAATGGCTCTCCGGTGggtttcttcaactcctctcgTGGCCTGAGACAGGGAGATCCGATCTCccctctacttttttatttgtcatggaaGCTCTCAGCAAGATGATTGAGGGGATGGTGGATGGTGGGTTACTCCATGGTTTTTCGGTAGGGAATGGTGatcttaacatttctcatttgttatttgttgatgccacacttattttttgtgGTGCACACCTCGGTCAAGTCCAAGATTTGAGGGCGTTACTCCTTTGCTTTGCAGTCGTGTCAAGATTGAGCATTAACCTCGCTAAGTCGAAAATAGTGCCAGTGGGGGCCACCCCCGATGTGGAGATTTTTGCTTCTACCATAGGTTGTAAGATATCTTCGCTTCTTATGAAGTATCTTGGTTTACCGTTGGGTGCCTCTTTTAAATCTGAAAGGATTTGGAATGATGTAGTCGAAAGGGTGGAGTGCAGATTGGCTGCTTGGAAGAGGCTatacttgtcgaaaggtggtaggttgactttgattaaaagcactctttctAACTTAACCACCTATTTCTTGTCTTTGTTCCCACTTTCCACAAAGGTGGCTAATAGAATTGAGAAGTTACAAagggatttcttatggagtgaaTTGGGAgaagagttcaaattccacCAGGTCAATTGGTCTACAGTTTGTACCCCAATTTCTGGGGGAGGTTTGGGGATTCGCCACTTGCTGAAATTCAATCAAGCTCTATTGGataagtggttgtggaggtaccaaaATGAAAGGGAGGCTTTTTGGAGGGCGGTCATAGATTCTCAGTTTGGGGAAGCTTGGCGAGGATGGTGTTCGAATGAGGTACAAGGCACTTATGGAGTGGGTTTATGGAAAAACATTATGAGTCTTTGGGGGACATTCTGA